In SAR324 cluster bacterium, the following are encoded in one genomic region:
- a CDS encoding heavy metal translocating P-type ATPase produces MNSQTCFHCKTPIPQAEKAYELQEGSATHSFCCIGCLSVWQIIHGQGLDSYYERRELTGNEIPVGISSRNYEQYDSPGIQERFVKNHADGKEVHLVLQGIHCSACIWLIERYLLQHNGIKQVSVNLGTERVRVVWDGSVVPLSGVIRYFAEIGYQAAPYDPFLVEHQRQFILRSFLLKLAVAAFSAGNIMMLSFALYAGYFSGIEQEFKVFFEWISLVLSLPAICYSALPFWQGAWHAIRFRQPNMDFLIAAGISITFSSSLVILLTDPTQNPYFDSCVMIIFFLLIGRTLERLTRSQVVNLTERLLTLSPRFVTRLEQDGTQVVIPQQEVKHGDILFVREGEQLPVDGKVVTGESELDESAITGEPQWRYVKVNDTVIGGSTCRSGNISIKTTAVGHESLLHRIVDLVEKATARKTRLQSMADRLASKFVWMVLALTTGTWVFWTWKGTEGSHPWMIAVSVIIIACPCALGLATPAAILVAVGSAIRRGILVKDGDALEQAALTSDIIFDKTGTLTTGQMQVIHLDSFTEHQEEWLSAVFQMEACSNHPVAKALSAYLRQHFPELDRGGETDVSFKNFPGRGISGLFEQQQVLIGNQRLMVERQVDLTFPTDTIPVMFPEIEVLVALNGQLAGRLILRDKIKSEAPSAVARLKKMGLDVHILSGDRQLAVDQLAWTLGIQKNHGELLPDKKLEYIESLQKDHRVVVMVGDGINDAPSLKQSNMGIAMASGTDISVDAANVVLTRSHLDGVCETLLLARKTRRIIRQNLAISLMYNALTIPLAMMGWINPLFSALTMAFSSLFVTLNALRLKSFDQ; encoded by the coding sequence ATGAATTCCCAAACCTGCTTTCATTGCAAAACGCCTATTCCTCAAGCGGAGAAAGCTTATGAGCTTCAGGAAGGCTCCGCAACCCACTCATTTTGCTGTATAGGCTGTCTGTCTGTCTGGCAGATCATTCATGGGCAGGGATTGGATTCCTATTATGAACGTAGGGAATTGACCGGCAATGAAATTCCTGTGGGTATCAGCTCACGGAATTATGAACAATATGACAGTCCAGGTATTCAGGAACGTTTTGTCAAAAATCATGCGGATGGCAAGGAAGTACATCTGGTGTTACAGGGAATCCACTGCTCGGCCTGTATCTGGCTGATTGAACGCTATCTGCTACAACACAATGGGATCAAACAGGTTTCTGTGAATCTGGGAACAGAACGGGTTCGTGTGGTGTGGGATGGCTCGGTTGTGCCACTTTCAGGGGTGATTCGGTATTTCGCTGAAATCGGGTATCAGGCGGCCCCCTATGATCCATTTCTGGTTGAGCATCAACGGCAATTCATCTTGCGATCATTTTTACTGAAACTGGCAGTGGCGGCTTTCAGCGCAGGGAATATCATGATGCTGAGTTTTGCGCTGTATGCTGGATATTTCAGTGGGATTGAACAGGAATTCAAAGTGTTTTTTGAATGGATTTCGCTGGTATTGTCGTTGCCGGCAATCTGTTACAGCGCACTGCCTTTCTGGCAGGGGGCATGGCATGCGATCCGGTTTCGACAACCCAACATGGATTTTCTGATTGCCGCCGGGATCAGCATCACGTTTTCTTCTTCGCTGGTGATTTTACTCACAGATCCCACACAAAACCCCTATTTTGATTCCTGCGTCATGATCATCTTTTTCCTGCTGATCGGACGCACCCTGGAACGGTTGACACGATCACAGGTGGTGAACCTGACAGAACGTCTGCTGACACTTTCGCCCAGATTTGTGACAAGGCTGGAACAGGATGGAACGCAGGTTGTGATTCCACAGCAAGAAGTCAAACATGGCGATATCCTGTTTGTCCGGGAAGGTGAACAGCTTCCGGTGGACGGGAAGGTGGTCACAGGAGAATCGGAACTGGATGAATCAGCCATTACCGGCGAACCTCAATGGCGGTATGTCAAAGTCAACGATACTGTGATTGGCGGAAGTACATGCCGATCAGGAAATATCTCCATCAAGACCACGGCTGTGGGACATGAATCTCTGCTCCACAGGATTGTGGATCTGGTAGAAAAAGCCACTGCCCGTAAAACAAGGCTCCAATCCATGGCAGACAGACTGGCGTCCAAATTTGTCTGGATGGTGCTGGCACTGACAACAGGAACCTGGGTATTCTGGACATGGAAGGGCACAGAAGGTTCCCACCCCTGGATGATTGCTGTTTCAGTGATCATCATTGCCTGTCCCTGCGCGCTGGGATTGGCGACGCCAGCGGCGATCCTGGTGGCAGTGGGTTCCGCGATTCGTCGGGGAATTCTGGTCAAGGACGGAGATGCTTTGGAACAGGCGGCTCTGACGAGCGATATTATTTTTGATAAAACCGGGACGTTGACCACTGGACAAATGCAGGTAATCCATCTGGATAGTTTTACCGAACATCAGGAGGAATGGCTCTCGGCGGTTTTTCAGATGGAAGCTTGTTCCAATCATCCAGTCGCCAAAGCGTTGAGTGCTTACCTCCGACAACATTTCCCTGAGTTGGATCGAGGAGGCGAGACCGACGTGTCGTTCAAAAATTTTCCAGGTCGTGGAATATCCGGGCTGTTTGAACAGCAACAGGTATTGATCGGCAACCAGCGCCTCATGGTGGAACGTCAGGTCGATCTTACTTTTCCAACGGATACAATCCCTGTGATGTTTCCTGAAATTGAAGTGCTCGTGGCACTGAATGGCCAATTGGCCGGGCGACTGATTTTACGGGATAAGATCAAATCCGAAGCCCCCTCAGCGGTGGCACGGTTGAAGAAAATGGGACTGGACGTGCATATTCTTTCCGGGGACCGTCAGCTTGCGGTAGATCAACTGGCATGGACGTTGGGCATCCAAAAAAATCATGGAGAACTGCTACCTGACAAAAAACTGGAATATATCGAGTCCCTGCAAAAAGACCACCGGGTGGTGGTGATGGTGGGTGATGGCATCAATGACGCTCCCTCCCTGAAGCAATCCAACATGGGAATTGCCATGGCCAGTGGAACGGATATTTCTGTCGATGCGGCAAACGTAGTGTTGACCCGATCGCATCTTGATGGCGTCTGCGAAACCTTGTTGCTTGCCAGAAAAACCCGAAGGATTATCCGCCAGAATCTGGCCATTTCCCTGATGTATAACGCCTTAACCATTCCCCTGGCGATGATGGGCTGGATCAATCCGTTGTTTTCCGCGTTAACCATGGCGTTCAGTTCCCTGTTTGTCACCCTCAATGCACTTCGGCTCAAATCTTTTGACCAGTGA
- a CDS encoding outer membrane lipoprotein-sorting protein: MKQKTFKKLTTLSLFFLLAGSVMLAHAETPEEIMKKAHLVSYYQGKDGKSQMLMQVFSKSRKEPIKKLFTMIKYDVEEGGEQMFLVYFTQPSDIQRTTFLVHKKINEDDYRRLYIPASDKILAIAGSRKQDPFMGSDFSYEDVSGRHYTKDNHKILDETTLDNVPVYHMESTPKENEDKIAKIVSWIAKDTFIPMKVEFYGQDGKMFKYYKPGKIINIQGYPTVIQRLMISPDEDTKTLISLNPQQTAYDIGMSEEIFSERSLKNPPMEFLK; encoded by the coding sequence ATGAAACAAAAAACATTCAAGAAACTAACAACCCTGTCCCTGTTCTTCTTACTGGCTGGATCTGTCATGCTGGCACATGCGGAAACACCTGAAGAGATCATGAAAAAAGCGCATCTGGTGTCCTATTATCAGGGCAAGGATGGAAAATCACAAATGTTGATGCAGGTCTTTTCCAAATCACGGAAAGAGCCCATTAAAAAGCTGTTCACCATGATCAAATACGATGTGGAAGAGGGCGGCGAACAAATGTTTCTGGTGTATTTCACTCAACCTTCAGACATCCAGCGAACCACCTTTCTTGTGCATAAAAAAATCAATGAAGATGATTATCGAAGGCTTTATATTCCGGCCTCTGACAAAATCCTTGCCATTGCGGGAAGCCGCAAACAAGACCCGTTCATGGGCTCTGATTTTTCCTATGAAGATGTTTCCGGAAGGCATTACACCAAAGACAACCACAAGATCCTTGACGAAACCACCCTGGACAATGTGCCGGTCTATCACATGGAAAGCACCCCCAAAGAAAACGAGGATAAAATCGCGAAAATTGTCTCATGGATTGCCAAAGACACCTTTATTCCCATGAAAGTAGAGTTTTATGGACAGGATGGAAAAATGTTCAAGTATTACAAACCTGGAAAAATCATCAACATTCAGGGCTATCCGACCGTCATCCAGCGATTGATGATATCACCCGACGAAGACACGAAAACCCTTATTTCACTGAATCCGCAACAAACTGCCTATGATATTGGCATGAGTGAAGAAATCTTTTCCGAGCGTTCCCTGAAAAATCCACCTATGGAATTTTTGAAGTGA
- a CDS encoding MMPL family transporter, giving the protein MKSFKKNIIEFGIERPKTVIMICVMLTLVSLFALPSIKTDTDPVHMLNQNNPAITLYSQIKDEFNTRDMIVVGVMSHDGSSVFTPERLARIHAVTREILTVEDERSDPDHWFSKLVNILSVHPEDDAKNLRLFVKEDVFSLSTVDDIILNASGELLLKPLMDTPPENQQEADQLLAALNNNPLFMNKLAAADGTIAGIYIPLEKGKKDRSYFLSKKIEDIANKHFTDDDRFFISGLPVAENTFGNEMFIQMAVYAPGAGLVIFILLYFFFRNLALIAAPMILALLTVTWSMAALIFSGQSIHIMSSMIPIFLMPIAVLDSVHILSTLHDQMNRYSDRKDALRHVMDELFLPMLFTSVTTVVGFASLATTGIPPVVVFGVTIAFGVALAWILSMVFIPAYSMLLSEKTIMGFGRIEDDKKSVVMEVVHMFKGIANQAPHVVIVAALVTMVISIFGIRQIIINDNPVRWFKEDHVIRKADRIMNKKLAGTYWANLYFSFPEVKSEKAEPAVSNDSDPFGNDKGMETDEFADFSMEANAFADSLEKPSGPSIRNPEVIQYIDQAANFLRNLKNEEGDSLIGGITTIADVLRKVGMVAFNDSSLPDTREKVSQYMFLFESGDPKKGSDMWKLINPGDSLHAQAWIQFKTGDNQNMQFVIDQFADYMKTHPVPVYEGANGEKITMEIQWAGLTYINKVWQDEMVTGMAMSLIGSFVIVFVMMVFLFRSFKWGVVAMLPLSLTITMIYGAIGFAGKFYDIPIAVLSSLTLGLSVDFAIHFIQHARQTNEKLNNAEQTFQEMFEGTAQAIWRNVLVISIGFSPLFFAPLVPYVTVGAFFFGIMLVSGITTLILLPAILKLFSPMLPSFEN; this is encoded by the coding sequence ATGAAATCATTCAAAAAAAATATCATTGAGTTTGGAATAGAACGACCAAAAACGGTTATCATGATTTGTGTCATGCTGACTCTGGTCTCCCTGTTTGCGTTACCCAGCATCAAGACCGATACCGATCCGGTTCACATGCTGAACCAGAACAACCCGGCCATCACGCTCTACAGCCAGATCAAGGACGAATTCAATACCCGCGATATGATTGTGGTGGGTGTGATGAGCCATGATGGTTCTTCGGTATTCACCCCGGAACGTCTGGCCCGTATCCATGCGGTTACCCGGGAAATCCTGACGGTTGAAGATGAAAGGTCTGATCCGGATCATTGGTTCTCGAAGCTGGTAAATATCCTGAGTGTTCATCCGGAAGATGACGCGAAAAATTTGCGATTGTTTGTGAAAGAGGATGTGTTTTCACTGTCTACGGTGGATGATATAATTTTGAACGCGTCCGGCGAATTGTTGTTGAAACCGTTGATGGACACCCCGCCTGAAAATCAGCAAGAGGCCGATCAACTGCTGGCCGCGCTCAATAATAATCCACTGTTTATGAACAAACTTGCCGCGGCTGATGGGACGATTGCCGGCATTTATATTCCCTTGGAAAAAGGGAAAAAAGATCGGAGTTATTTCCTGAGCAAAAAAATTGAAGACATCGCAAACAAACATTTCACTGACGATGATCGGTTTTTCATCTCGGGACTTCCTGTCGCGGAAAACACGTTCGGCAATGAGATGTTCATTCAAATGGCGGTTTATGCACCGGGAGCGGGACTGGTGATCTTTATACTGCTGTATTTCTTTTTTAGAAATCTGGCCCTGATTGCCGCCCCTATGATATTGGCCCTGCTCACGGTTACATGGTCCATGGCCGCACTCATTTTTTCCGGGCAGAGCATTCACATCATGAGTTCGATGATCCCCATATTTCTGATGCCGATTGCGGTGCTGGATTCGGTGCACATCCTGAGCACACTGCATGATCAAATGAACCGTTACAGTGATCGTAAGGATGCCCTTCGACATGTCATGGACGAGTTGTTTCTCCCGATGCTGTTTACTTCCGTGACAACCGTTGTCGGGTTTGCGTCACTGGCAACAACCGGGATTCCACCCGTGGTTGTGTTTGGCGTGACCATTGCGTTTGGGGTTGCGTTAGCCTGGATTTTGTCCATGGTTTTTATTCCCGCATACAGCATGCTGCTCTCTGAAAAAACAATCATGGGGTTTGGCCGCATTGAAGATGATAAAAAATCGGTTGTGATGGAAGTGGTTCATATGTTCAAAGGGATTGCCAATCAAGCTCCGCATGTGGTCATTGTGGCGGCCCTGGTGACCATGGTTATCTCCATTTTCGGAATCAGGCAGATCATCATCAATGACAATCCTGTACGCTGGTTCAAGGAAGACCATGTGATTCGTAAGGCCGATCGCATCATGAACAAGAAACTGGCCGGAACCTACTGGGCCAATCTGTATTTCAGTTTTCCTGAAGTAAAATCAGAAAAAGCTGAACCGGCGGTCTCCAATGATTCGGATCCGTTTGGTAACGACAAGGGGATGGAAACCGATGAGTTTGCTGATTTTTCGATGGAGGCAAATGCCTTTGCGGATTCTTTGGAAAAACCCTCAGGGCCCTCCATCCGGAATCCGGAAGTAATCCAATACATTGATCAAGCCGCCAATTTTCTGAGAAATCTGAAAAATGAGGAAGGCGATTCCCTGATCGGTGGAATCACAACCATTGCCGATGTTTTACGAAAAGTGGGCATGGTGGCGTTCAACGACAGCAGTCTTCCAGACACAAGAGAAAAGGTTTCACAATACATGTTTCTGTTTGAATCCGGTGATCCGAAAAAAGGCAGTGACATGTGGAAATTGATCAATCCCGGGGATTCCCTGCATGCCCAGGCCTGGATTCAATTCAAAACAGGAGACAACCAGAACATGCAGTTTGTGATTGATCAGTTTGCTGACTACATGAAAACTCATCCTGTTCCAGTTTATGAAGGCGCCAATGGAGAAAAGATCACAATGGAAATACAATGGGCTGGGCTGACCTACATCAACAAGGTCTGGCAGGATGAAATGGTCACTGGTATGGCGATGTCGCTCATTGGCTCCTTTGTGATTGTCTTTGTGATGATGGTTTTCCTGTTCCGAAGTTTCAAATGGGGGGTCGTAGCGATGTTGCCACTGTCTCTCACCATCACAATGATTTACGGCGCCATCGGATTTGCCGGAAAATTTTATGACATACCGATTGCGGTACTTTCCAGTCTGACGCTGGGATTGTCTGTGGATTTTGCGATTCATTTCATTCAGCACGCACGCCAGACGAATGAGAAACTGAACAATGCGGAACAGACTTTTCAGGAAATGTTTGAGGGAACTGCCCAGGCAATCTGGCGAAATGTGCTGGTGATTTCAATCGGATTTTCCCCGTTGTTTTTCGCGCCGTTGGTTCCCTATGTGACAGTGGGTGCCTTTTTCTTTGGAATCATGTTGGTCAGCGGAATCACCACCCTGATTCTGCTCCCTGCGATTCTTAAACTGTTTTCGCCCATGTTGCCGAGTTTTGAAAACTGA
- a CDS encoding GNAT family N-acetyltransferase, protein MIEIRPLRPMDDRTRFQSGNPDLDRFFKLYAGQNQFRHHVGTTYVAVEDQEIKGYATISASHIEIEFLKEPQKKKLPQYPLPVLRLARLAISEHSQGQGIGLQLLKTVFDLAKEMRQKFGCVGIVVDAKPEAVEFYSRYGFERIDVKQGKLADRPEPIQMFLALKSIP, encoded by the coding sequence ATGATTGAAATTCGGCCCTTACGTCCAATGGATGATAGAACTCGTTTTCAATCAGGCAATCCAGATCTCGATCGCTTCTTCAAACTGTATGCGGGGCAAAATCAATTTAGACATCATGTTGGAACAACTTATGTAGCCGTTGAGGACCAGGAAATAAAAGGTTATGCAACCATTTCAGCCTCTCACATAGAAATTGAATTCCTCAAAGAGCCACAAAAGAAGAAATTGCCTCAATATCCCCTTCCAGTTTTACGCTTGGCACGTTTAGCCATAAGTGAGCATTCTCAAGGGCAAGGGATTGGTTTACAGTTATTGAAAACGGTATTTGATTTAGCTAAAGAAATGAGACAAAAATTTGGTTGTGTGGGAATTGTCGTTGATGCAAAACCTGAGGCGGTTGAGTTCTATTCGCGTTATGGGTTTGAACGTATTGATGTCAAACAAGGAAAGTTGGCAGATCGTCCGGAGCCAATTCAGATGTTTCTTGCCTTAAAATCTATTCCATGA
- a CDS encoding DUF3336 domain-containing protein, whose protein sequence is MQRRNAVELKQAMAQSTDYQSWYTTAVEYDWLKGHEAWKVENESPDYLYKLILKRLNHLRACYKAKDIPQLVYSLREGLKRNIGNIANPVLYNHARVGTKYLIDDYIHEVSTLLKYLAEEDLKQFSLKDKLKFFRQSYQGYGRSALLLSGGSTMGMFHVGVFRALFEQGLLPRVISGSSAGSIMTSVFGVKTEEEMWTLHREPEQMLAKNIFQRLPWAEIAQGKGILSSKALENFLRDTIGEYTFEEAFERTGRMINISISPLYQSQHPRLANYLTTPHVLIWSACLASCTVPGVFAPVELTAKNIHGEYVTHMKGVRWVDGSVTNDIPIKRLSELFNVNHYIVSQVNPHITPFMEQRWHTKDIRWNMRDLFKSEAKHRGLQLLKLFGAPKYGNRLSMLGMLNSVLDQQYQGDINIFPKLGVKKYLRLFANPDVQEFRAALLEGERATWPHIAMIKNETLVGLTLEKCLLDLEQQERQPVQIQGPRLYAAS, encoded by the coding sequence ATGCAAAGACGTAATGCGGTAGAACTGAAGCAGGCCATGGCTCAATCCACAGATTATCAATCCTGGTACACCACCGCTGTGGAATATGACTGGCTTAAGGGGCATGAAGCATGGAAAGTTGAAAATGAATCACCGGATTATCTCTACAAACTGATTCTGAAGCGTCTCAACCACCTGCGTGCCTGCTACAAAGCCAAGGACATCCCCCAACTTGTGTACAGTCTTCGGGAAGGACTCAAACGCAACATCGGCAACATCGCGAATCCTGTGTTGTATAACCACGCCAGGGTTGGTACAAAATATCTGATTGATGACTACATTCATGAAGTTTCTACGTTGCTCAAGTACCTCGCCGAAGAAGATCTCAAACAGTTTTCCTTGAAAGATAAACTTAAATTTTTTCGTCAGAGTTACCAGGGCTATGGACGTTCAGCACTGTTGCTCAGTGGTGGCAGCACGATGGGGATGTTCCATGTGGGTGTTTTTCGGGCGCTGTTTGAACAAGGCTTATTGCCGCGTGTGATCTCCGGTTCCAGTGCGGGGTCCATCATGACCTCCGTGTTTGGTGTGAAGACCGAAGAGGAAATGTGGACATTGCATCGGGAACCTGAGCAAATGCTGGCAAAAAATATTTTTCAGCGTTTACCCTGGGCTGAAATCGCGCAGGGCAAAGGAATTTTAAGTTCCAAAGCTCTGGAAAACTTTCTGAGAGATACCATTGGGGAATATACGTTTGAAGAAGCCTTTGAGAGAACCGGGCGCATGATCAATATCAGCATCTCTCCACTCTATCAGAGTCAGCATCCCCGGTTGGCCAATTATCTGACCACACCGCATGTGCTGATCTGGAGCGCCTGTCTGGCGTCCTGCACTGTTCCCGGCGTGTTCGCACCGGTTGAACTGACCGCCAAGAACATTCATGGCGAATATGTGACACACATGAAAGGCGTTCGGTGGGTTGATGGCAGTGTGACCAATGACATTCCGATCAAACGTCTCAGTGAGTTATTCAATGTGAATCATTACATTGTCAGTCAGGTCAATCCACACATCACGCCCTTCATGGAACAACGCTGGCACACCAAGGACATCCGCTGGAACATGCGCGATCTGTTTAAGTCTGAGGCCAAACACCGTGGCTTGCAGTTGTTGAAACTATTTGGCGCACCCAAATATGGCAATCGACTTTCCATGCTGGGAATGCTCAACAGTGTGCTGGATCAGCAATATCAGGGCGATATCAATATTTTCCCCAAGCTTGGAGTGAAGAAATATTTGAGATTGTTTGCCAATCCCGACGTACAGGAATTCAGAGCCGCACTTCTGGAAGGCGAACGGGCCACCTGGCCGCATATTGCCATGATCAAAAACGAAACACTGGTGGGACTGACCCTGGAAAAATGCCTGCTCGATCTGGAACAACAGGAGCGTCAACCTGTTCAAATTCAAGGACCCCGATTGTATGCCGCCAGTTAA